The genomic region CGGCGCCGGGAAGCCGCATCACCACGCAGGACCAGGTCTGGGTCAGGTTCGTCCCTTCGGCCTGAAAATGGGGGTAGCATGAAACTCGCACAACTTCTGGAATGTCTCGCCGCCTCCGAGGTCTCGGGAGACGCAGGGGTAGAGATAAAGTCGCTTTGCTACGACTCGCGAAAGGTCGCGCCCGGAGCACTCTTCTTCGCCTTGCGCGGAGTGAAGAGCGACGGGACCGAATTCGTGGAAGCCGCTGTAAAGGGGGGGGCGGTCGCAATCGTTGCGGACCGCCCCTGCGCTTGTGCCGGGGTAACGGTCGTGACCGTACCGGACGCAAGGCTTGCCATGAGCCTCATGGCCGCGGCATTCTACGGCACCCCCACCCGCGGCATCCCGGTGGTGGGGATCACCGGGACCAATGGCAAGACCACCACCACCTACCTGGTGGAGGGGATCATGGAAAAGGCCGGGGTGCCTGCCGCGGTGCTCGGGACCATCAGCTACCGCTTCGCGGCTACCGACATCCCCGCACCCAACACCACCCCCGAGTCGGTCGACCTGCAGCGCATCCTGAGGGAACTGGTCGACCTCGGCGCCCGCGGCGCGGTGATGGAGGTTTCCTCCCACTCCCTGGAGCAGCGCCGCGCAGACGGCTGCCTCTTCGACGTCGCCCTCTTCACCAACCTGACCCGCGATCACCTCGATTACCACCTCGACATGGAGTCCTACTTCAATAGCAAACTGAGGCTCTTCACCGACCTCCTGACCCCGAGCGCAGAGAAGCCGCTTCGGCGCGCCGTGGTGAACCTGGACGACCCCTTCGGCCCGCGCATCGCGGAACAGGCGAGCGCGCCGGTCCTGACCTACTCCCTGACGGGGAAAGCCGACATCCGCGTGGCCGAGACCGAGTTCTCCGTGGACGGCATCCGCTGCCGCATCGAAACGCCGGTAGGAGAGATCTCCCTTGCCTCCGAGCTTTTGGGGCGCTTCAACCTGTACAACATCCTGGCAGCCGTTGGTGCGGGCCTTGCCCTTGGCTACTCGAAGGAGGCGATCCGCGCCGGCATCGAGGGGCACAAGCGGGTTCCGGGCCGCCTGGAGCGGGTGGAAAGCGAAGAGGGGATCACGGTCCTCGTCGACTATGCCCACACCGGCGACGCTCTGGAGAACGTCCTCGCCACCATCTCCGAGCTGAAGACGGACCGCATCATAACCATCTTCGGCTGCGGCGGCGACCGCGACAAAGGGAAGCGCCCGGTGATGGGGGAGATCGCCGCCCGCTACAGCGACCTTGCCGTCATCACCTCGGACAACCCCCGTACCGAGGACCCGCAGGCGATCCTGGAGGACGTCCGGGCGGGCATTCTGCCGCTGGGGCTGCGCGAGTACAGCCTGGAGGAGCTCGCGGCGGGACTGCACGAAAAAGGTTTCGCCACCATCGAGTCGCGCCGCGCCGCAATCCGGGCCGCGCTTTTGGCCGCGCGCCCGGGCGACATCGTGCTTCTGGCCGGCAAGGGGCACGAGGACTACCAGATCGTCGGGACCGAGAAATTCCACTTCGACGACCGGGAAGAGGCTGCGGCTGCGCTGAAGCTGAGAGGACAGTAATTGGGGAAAATTAGGTTCCCTTTTCCGCATTTTTGCGGCAAATTACAATGTTTCGGTCCTGGACCGGGGCAGGTAAATCGGGCGCTTCGCGCGCCGGAAAACAAAAGGAAACCTGACGTAATATGGCGATGTTCACGCTTAAGGAAATAGCCGAGGCGACCGGCGGCAGGATGATCGGGGAGACAGGGGGCGAGGCCTCTGCTGTCAGCACCGATTCGCGCCAGGTGGCCCCGGGAGAGCTGTTCGTGGCACTTAGGGGCGAGCGGTTCGACGGTCACGACTTCATACTGAAGGCGGTCTCTAAAGGGATCACCATCTTCCTCGCCGAGGAGAGCTGGGCGGAAAAAAACGAGCTCCCGA from Citrifermentans bremense harbors:
- a CDS encoding UDP-N-acetylmuramoyl-L-alanyl-D-glutamate--2,6-diaminopimelate ligase, translated to MKLAQLLECLAASEVSGDAGVEIKSLCYDSRKVAPGALFFALRGVKSDGTEFVEAAVKGGAVAIVADRPCACAGVTVVTVPDARLAMSLMAAAFYGTPTRGIPVVGITGTNGKTTTTYLVEGIMEKAGVPAAVLGTISYRFAATDIPAPNTTPESVDLQRILRELVDLGARGAVMEVSSHSLEQRRADGCLFDVALFTNLTRDHLDYHLDMESYFNSKLRLFTDLLTPSAEKPLRRAVVNLDDPFGPRIAEQASAPVLTYSLTGKADIRVAETEFSVDGIRCRIETPVGEISLASELLGRFNLYNILAAVGAGLALGYSKEAIRAGIEGHKRVPGRLERVESEEGITVLVDYAHTGDALENVLATISELKTDRIITIFGCGGDRDKGKRPVMGEIAARYSDLAVITSDNPRTEDPQAILEDVRAGILPLGLREYSLEELAAGLHEKGFATIESRRAAIRAALLAARPGDIVLLAGKGHEDYQIVGTEKFHFDDREEAAAALKLRGQ